One Watersipora subatra chromosome 4, tzWatSuba1.1, whole genome shotgun sequence genomic window carries:
- the LOC137393729 gene encoding uncharacterized protein isoform X1: MILAALCCLRIFTHAPAWWLSKTNRVIRRAALFGSRLLYRKSKAKSSDARKCSTDNLEPDPASSKRSHSSLNRSQASVSEIDCHIIATPKIVKMGNVDDRDASPILFSTLQEKDTIDDDYIVGAEIHEHKTGRTHLGQVAMRCTAMPAEVAAHTHSDPTIDRVDDTIPRELRAMEDSSFLEPSKQTPSTLEAVDRVKSSKAMSSNEPGEARRRISESLGSNKPCLTKSIKNDCQSGYGEKVPTSVNYPVRLMGAHQHSAELEDNDSIYKTQTAAAHNVNVKLATPPQPTPLENLDIDELSAVFNLENPEELEDLLSISMPLPASAASKRKAFIARRDAQSLPSLAPSLRRLSRSASLRSEQSFEFENFDEKLRTAADGPRMSSLPPTPASGRPTDFFADKKLVESKSFHGLPHVVSHEGGDCHMTLKLAEKGADDGQSLNIVSTIETNLPSDNYDSLSSMDATDAICSCIEEGESLVWDGILVDIAGYVAREWKGKTEKAAAIRKGYGCVINQHQYKQLALIRGDNYCSLRAAYCSMVLNHIRPGIELKDAIPRLEAVYHADPLLFNSWVFPECMIDAATDSSSYHQLSLCLQFFVSHARTLQILDDPVERRRQLFKILNTGSLKELCILEGIKLLMLVTAYELHQSYLAEQEVPVFVWLLFARDTSETVPLLLRNHLNRVGHDAGLDQVEMCLLGYSFGVTLQSFRLYQYGEVDFIALFPEEDCSRPLVPIIAEDDRHYNTPLKPLVCKRCRR, encoded by the exons ATGATTCTTGCAGCTCTGTGCTGTCTAAGAATATTCACCCACGCACCAGCCTGGTGGCTCTCTAAG ACTAACAGAGTCATACGGAGGGCAGCACTCTTTGGCT CTAGGCTCTTGTATCGAAAGAGTAAAGCCAAATCAAGCGACGCTAGGAAATGCTCAACAGACAATCTTGAACCAGATCCTGCTAGTAGTAAACGTTCTCATTCTAGTCTGAACAGGAGCCAGGCATCCGTCTCTGAGATTGACTGTCATATTATTGCAACACCAAAG atagTAAAAATGGGCAACGTAGATGACAGAGACGCATCGCCAATTTTGTTCTCGACTCTTCAGGAAAAGGATACAATCGATGACGATTATATCGTTGGTGCAGAAATACACGAACACAAAACTGGCAGAACTCACTTAGGCCAGGTAGCCATGCGCTGCACAGCAATGCCAGCTGAAGTAGCTGCACATACACATTCTGATCCGACTATTGACAGAGTCGATGATACAATTCCCCGTGAGCTGCGTGCTATGGAGGACAGCAGTTTTTTGGAACCTTCAAAGCAAACTCCTTCGACTCTTGAAGCTGTAGATAGAGTTAAATCATCTAAAGCTATGAGTAGTAATGAACCTGGTGAGGCTAGAAGAAGAATATCGGAAAGCCTTGGCTCTAACAAGCCATGTTTAACTAAAAGTATTAAGAATGACTGCCAGAGTGGTTATGGTGAGAAGGTGCCAACATCTGTAAACTATCCTGTTCGTTTAATGGGAGCTCACCAACACTCCGCAGAATTGGAAGACAATGACAGCATTTATAAAACACAAACAGCAGCAGCTCACAATGTCAATGTTAAACTCGCTACTCCTCCTCAGCCTACACCTCTAGAAAATTTAGATATCGATGAACTATCAGCTGTATTCAACCTGGAGAATCCTGAAGAGCTGGAGGATTTACTTTCCATCTCTATGCCATTGCCGGCATCGGCTGCCTCAAAGAGAAAGGCCTTTATTGCGAGAAGAGATGCACAAAGCTTGCCCTCACTAGCTCCTTCTCTTCGTCGACTTTCCCGATCTGCCAGTCTGCGCTCTGAGCAGAGCTTTGAGTTTGAAAACTTTGATGAG AAGTTAAGGACTGCGGCTGATGGGCCTAGAATGTCTTCCCTCCCTCCTACTCCTGCTAGTGGAAGGCCAACAGATTTCTTTGCAGACAAAAAACTCGTCGAGAGTAAATCATTCCATGGCTTGCCTCATGTTGTCTCGCATGAGGGTGGGGATTGTCACATGACACTAAAGCTGGCTGAGAAAGGTGCTGATGATGGTCAGTCATTAAATATCGTTTCTACCATCGAAACAAATCTTCCCTCGGACAATTATGACTCTCTGTCGTCCATGGATGCTACAGATGCGATTTGCTCATGTATCGAAGAAGGCGAGTCTTTGGTGTGGGATGGAATCTTAGTTGATATAGCGGGATATGTAGCTCGAGAGTGGAAAGGCAAAACAGAGAAGGCAGCTGCCATCCGCAAG GGTTATGGCTGTGTTATAAATCAACACCAGTACAAGCAATTGGCACTAATCAGGGGAGACAATTACTGTTCTCTACGAGCTGCGTATTGCTCTATGGTTCTCAACCATATCAGACCTGGTATAGAGCTCAAGGATGCTATACCA AGACTAGAAGCTGTGTATCACGCTGACCCACTACTCTTCAACTCATGGGTATTCCCCGAGTGTATGATTGACGCTGCAACAGACAGCTCCTCCTACCATCAGCTTTCTCTCTGTCTACAATTCTTTGTATCACAT GCTCGCACACTACAGATTCTGGACGACCCAGTTGAGAGAAGAAGGCAGTTGTTTAAAATCTTAAACACAGGAAGTCTGAAAGAGCTCTGCATACTTGAGGGTATAAAGCTACTCATGTTGGTGACAGCATACGAGCTACACCAGTCATACCTTGCTGAACAGGAAGTGCCAGTGTTTGTCTGGCTGTTGTTTGCTAGGGACACTTCTGAGACAGTACCTCTGCTGCTGAGAAACCATCTGAATCGCGTTGGACATGATGCTGGACTAGACCAG
- the LOC137393729 gene encoding uncharacterized protein isoform X2 yields the protein MGNVDDRDASPILFSTLQEKDTIDDDYIVGAEIHEHKTGRTHLGQVAMRCTAMPAEVAAHTHSDPTIDRVDDTIPRELRAMEDSSFLEPSKQTPSTLEAVDRVKSSKAMSSNEPGEARRRISESLGSNKPCLTKSIKNDCQSGYGEKVPTSVNYPVRLMGAHQHSAELEDNDSIYKTQTAAAHNVNVKLATPPQPTPLENLDIDELSAVFNLENPEELEDLLSISMPLPASAASKRKAFIARRDAQSLPSLAPSLRRLSRSASLRSEQSFEFENFDEKLRTAADGPRMSSLPPTPASGRPTDFFADKKLVESKSFHGLPHVVSHEGGDCHMTLKLAEKGADDGQSLNIVSTIETNLPSDNYDSLSSMDATDAICSCIEEGESLVWDGILVDIAGYVAREWKGKTEKAAAIRKGYGCVINQHQYKQLALIRGDNYCSLRAAYCSMVLNHIRPGIELKDAIPRLEAVYHADPLLFNSWVFPECMIDAATDSSSYHQLSLCLQFFVSHARTLQILDDPVERRRQLFKILNTGSLKELCILEGIKLLMLVTAYELHQSYLAEQEVPVFVWLLFARDTSETVPLLLRNHLNRVGHDAGLDQVEMCLLGYSFGVTLQSFRLYQYGEVDFIALFPEEDCSRPLVPIIAEDDRHYNTPLKPLVCKRCRR from the exons ATGGGCAACGTAGATGACAGAGACGCATCGCCAATTTTGTTCTCGACTCTTCAGGAAAAGGATACAATCGATGACGATTATATCGTTGGTGCAGAAATACACGAACACAAAACTGGCAGAACTCACTTAGGCCAGGTAGCCATGCGCTGCACAGCAATGCCAGCTGAAGTAGCTGCACATACACATTCTGATCCGACTATTGACAGAGTCGATGATACAATTCCCCGTGAGCTGCGTGCTATGGAGGACAGCAGTTTTTTGGAACCTTCAAAGCAAACTCCTTCGACTCTTGAAGCTGTAGATAGAGTTAAATCATCTAAAGCTATGAGTAGTAATGAACCTGGTGAGGCTAGAAGAAGAATATCGGAAAGCCTTGGCTCTAACAAGCCATGTTTAACTAAAAGTATTAAGAATGACTGCCAGAGTGGTTATGGTGAGAAGGTGCCAACATCTGTAAACTATCCTGTTCGTTTAATGGGAGCTCACCAACACTCCGCAGAATTGGAAGACAATGACAGCATTTATAAAACACAAACAGCAGCAGCTCACAATGTCAATGTTAAACTCGCTACTCCTCCTCAGCCTACACCTCTAGAAAATTTAGATATCGATGAACTATCAGCTGTATTCAACCTGGAGAATCCTGAAGAGCTGGAGGATTTACTTTCCATCTCTATGCCATTGCCGGCATCGGCTGCCTCAAAGAGAAAGGCCTTTATTGCGAGAAGAGATGCACAAAGCTTGCCCTCACTAGCTCCTTCTCTTCGTCGACTTTCCCGATCTGCCAGTCTGCGCTCTGAGCAGAGCTTTGAGTTTGAAAACTTTGATGAG AAGTTAAGGACTGCGGCTGATGGGCCTAGAATGTCTTCCCTCCCTCCTACTCCTGCTAGTGGAAGGCCAACAGATTTCTTTGCAGACAAAAAACTCGTCGAGAGTAAATCATTCCATGGCTTGCCTCATGTTGTCTCGCATGAGGGTGGGGATTGTCACATGACACTAAAGCTGGCTGAGAAAGGTGCTGATGATGGTCAGTCATTAAATATCGTTTCTACCATCGAAACAAATCTTCCCTCGGACAATTATGACTCTCTGTCGTCCATGGATGCTACAGATGCGATTTGCTCATGTATCGAAGAAGGCGAGTCTTTGGTGTGGGATGGAATCTTAGTTGATATAGCGGGATATGTAGCTCGAGAGTGGAAAGGCAAAACAGAGAAGGCAGCTGCCATCCGCAAG GGTTATGGCTGTGTTATAAATCAACACCAGTACAAGCAATTGGCACTAATCAGGGGAGACAATTACTGTTCTCTACGAGCTGCGTATTGCTCTATGGTTCTCAACCATATCAGACCTGGTATAGAGCTCAAGGATGCTATACCA AGACTAGAAGCTGTGTATCACGCTGACCCACTACTCTTCAACTCATGGGTATTCCCCGAGTGTATGATTGACGCTGCAACAGACAGCTCCTCCTACCATCAGCTTTCTCTCTGTCTACAATTCTTTGTATCACAT GCTCGCACACTACAGATTCTGGACGACCCAGTTGAGAGAAGAAGGCAGTTGTTTAAAATCTTAAACACAGGAAGTCTGAAAGAGCTCTGCATACTTGAGGGTATAAAGCTACTCATGTTGGTGACAGCATACGAGCTACACCAGTCATACCTTGCTGAACAGGAAGTGCCAGTGTTTGTCTGGCTGTTGTTTGCTAGGGACACTTCTGAGACAGTACCTCTGCTGCTGAGAAACCATCTGAATCGCGTTGGACATGATGCTGGACTAGACCAG
- the LOC137393729 gene encoding uncharacterized protein isoform X3 gives MILAALCCLRIFTHAPAWWLSKTNRVIRRAALFGSRLLYRKSKAKSSDARKCSTDNLEPDPASSKRSHSSLNRSQASVSEIDCHIIATPKIVKMGNVDDRDASPILFSTLQEKDTIDDDYIVGAEIHEHKTGRTHLGQVAMRCTAMPAEVAAHTHSDPTIDRVDDTIPRELRAMEDSSFLEPSKQTPSTLEAVDRVKSSKAMSSNEPGEARRRISESLGSNKPCLTKSIKNDCQSGYGEKVPTSVNYPVRLMGAHQHSAELEDNDSIYKTQTAAAHNVNVKLATPPQPTPLENLDIDELSAVFNLENPEELEDLLSISMPLPASAASKRKAFIARRDAQSLPSLAPSLRRLSRSASLRSEQSFEFENFDEKLRTAADGPRMSSLPPTPASGRPTDFFADKKLVESKSFHGLPHVVSHEGGDCHMTLKLAEKGADDGQSLNIVSTIETNLPSDNYDSLSSMDATDAICSCIEEGESLVWDGILVDIAGYVAREWKGKTEKAAAIRKGYGCVINQHQYKQLALIRGDNYCSLRAAYCSMVLNHIRPGIELKDAIPRLEAVYHADPLLFNSWVFPECMIDAATDSSSYHQLSLCLQFFVSHVSSHTTDSGRPS, from the exons ATGATTCTTGCAGCTCTGTGCTGTCTAAGAATATTCACCCACGCACCAGCCTGGTGGCTCTCTAAG ACTAACAGAGTCATACGGAGGGCAGCACTCTTTGGCT CTAGGCTCTTGTATCGAAAGAGTAAAGCCAAATCAAGCGACGCTAGGAAATGCTCAACAGACAATCTTGAACCAGATCCTGCTAGTAGTAAACGTTCTCATTCTAGTCTGAACAGGAGCCAGGCATCCGTCTCTGAGATTGACTGTCATATTATTGCAACACCAAAG atagTAAAAATGGGCAACGTAGATGACAGAGACGCATCGCCAATTTTGTTCTCGACTCTTCAGGAAAAGGATACAATCGATGACGATTATATCGTTGGTGCAGAAATACACGAACACAAAACTGGCAGAACTCACTTAGGCCAGGTAGCCATGCGCTGCACAGCAATGCCAGCTGAAGTAGCTGCACATACACATTCTGATCCGACTATTGACAGAGTCGATGATACAATTCCCCGTGAGCTGCGTGCTATGGAGGACAGCAGTTTTTTGGAACCTTCAAAGCAAACTCCTTCGACTCTTGAAGCTGTAGATAGAGTTAAATCATCTAAAGCTATGAGTAGTAATGAACCTGGTGAGGCTAGAAGAAGAATATCGGAAAGCCTTGGCTCTAACAAGCCATGTTTAACTAAAAGTATTAAGAATGACTGCCAGAGTGGTTATGGTGAGAAGGTGCCAACATCTGTAAACTATCCTGTTCGTTTAATGGGAGCTCACCAACACTCCGCAGAATTGGAAGACAATGACAGCATTTATAAAACACAAACAGCAGCAGCTCACAATGTCAATGTTAAACTCGCTACTCCTCCTCAGCCTACACCTCTAGAAAATTTAGATATCGATGAACTATCAGCTGTATTCAACCTGGAGAATCCTGAAGAGCTGGAGGATTTACTTTCCATCTCTATGCCATTGCCGGCATCGGCTGCCTCAAAGAGAAAGGCCTTTATTGCGAGAAGAGATGCACAAAGCTTGCCCTCACTAGCTCCTTCTCTTCGTCGACTTTCCCGATCTGCCAGTCTGCGCTCTGAGCAGAGCTTTGAGTTTGAAAACTTTGATGAG AAGTTAAGGACTGCGGCTGATGGGCCTAGAATGTCTTCCCTCCCTCCTACTCCTGCTAGTGGAAGGCCAACAGATTTCTTTGCAGACAAAAAACTCGTCGAGAGTAAATCATTCCATGGCTTGCCTCATGTTGTCTCGCATGAGGGTGGGGATTGTCACATGACACTAAAGCTGGCTGAGAAAGGTGCTGATGATGGTCAGTCATTAAATATCGTTTCTACCATCGAAACAAATCTTCCCTCGGACAATTATGACTCTCTGTCGTCCATGGATGCTACAGATGCGATTTGCTCATGTATCGAAGAAGGCGAGTCTTTGGTGTGGGATGGAATCTTAGTTGATATAGCGGGATATGTAGCTCGAGAGTGGAAAGGCAAAACAGAGAAGGCAGCTGCCATCCGCAAG GGTTATGGCTGTGTTATAAATCAACACCAGTACAAGCAATTGGCACTAATCAGGGGAGACAATTACTGTTCTCTACGAGCTGCGTATTGCTCTATGGTTCTCAACCATATCAGACCTGGTATAGAGCTCAAGGATGCTATACCA AGACTAGAAGCTGTGTATCACGCTGACCCACTACTCTTCAACTCATGGGTATTCCCCGAGTGTATGATTGACGCTGCAACAGACAGCTCCTCCTACCATCAGCTTTCTCTCTGTCTACAATTCTTTGTATCACATGTTA GCTCGCACACTACAGATTCTGGACGACCCAGTTGA
- the LOC137394238 gene encoding uncharacterized protein, translated as MPKFSPPKEFDFDLANWTEWFARWNRYHAVAKLNEDEEQLQIDSFLYCLGSKSEGIFNGLSLSADDAKSYKKVTEAFQKYFTPRKYIIYERARFFRRNQQPGETVEQYIRALNDIADRCEFSNRSEQMRDRIVVGILDTDCSREMQKMNVDQLTEGVVINMARQSEEVDKHMKDLAGHGGAAANKSDTVDAVSRVQRGSRPRSRSNHLASSNVSKQSNNTPCGRCGYLTHTRETCPARDVSCKSCGKVGHYAKVCRSKSEPNISQVEEEERIFLGEITDTSVGMWTKTICRQARFARSVKVGHRRRCLHTT; from the coding sequence ATGCCAAAATTTAGTCCTCCGAAGGAGTTTGACTTTGACCTGGCAAACTGGACAGAATGGTTTGCTCGTTGGAACCGCTATCATGCAGTAGCGAAGCTCAATGAAGATGAAGAGCAGTTACAGATAGACAGTTTCTTATACTGCCTAGGAAGTAAGAGTGAAGGCATATTTAATGGCCTAAGTCTGTCCGCTGATGATGCAAAAAGCTACAAAAAAGTTACTGAAGcttttcagaaatattttaccCCACGTAAATACATTATTTATGAAAGGGCTAGGTTCTTCAGACGCAATCAACAGCCAGGAGAGACAGTTGAGCAATATATCCGAGCCCTTAATGACATTGCAGACAGGTGTGAGTTTTCAAACAGGTCTGAGCAAATGCGAGACCGTATAGTAGTTGGCATCCTCGACACTGACTGCAGCCGTGAAATGCAAAAGATGAACGTGGACCAGCTAACAGAAGGAGTTGTCATTAACATGGCTCGACAATCAGAAGAGGTGGACAAACACATGAAAGACTTAGCTGGGCATGGTGGAGCTGCGGCAAACAAATCTGACACTGTTGACGCCGTCTCAAGAGTTCAAAGAGGCAGCAGACCCAGATCTAGGAGCAACCACCTAGCGAGTAGTAACGTCAGCAAGCAGAGTAATAACACTCCATGCGGCAGGTGTGGATATTTGACGCATACAAGAGAAACATGCCCTGCCAGAGATGTTAGCTGTAAATCTTGTGGAAAGGTCGGTCACTATGCTAAAGTGTGTAGATCTAAATCTGAACCCAACATCAGCCAAGTAGAAGAGGAAGAACGCATATTCCTTGGTGAAATAACCGACACCAGTGTGGGCATGTGGACAAAAACCATCTGTCGACAAGCTCGATTCGCCCGTTCAGTTAAAGTTGGACACCGGCGCAGATGTCTCCATACTACCTAG